From Micropterus dolomieu isolate WLL.071019.BEF.003 ecotype Adirondacks linkage group LG21, ASM2129224v1, whole genome shotgun sequence:
TCTTGCTTTCCCCATGCTGATGAGGGGACATGGGGCGGTCCTCCATGCCAGAGTCTGGCACTCCACTTCTTAATGTGTGCCCATCAGCCAGCCATTTAGCTGATTACTTTGGGATAACTCAGACAGGTTAGGCTCTGCCAGGGCAGCTGGGAGGCACTGATTTTGTACAGGTGGACAGGGGAAAGATAAGGACCAAAAGACTCTTTTATCTGTAAAAACAAGCATCCAGATATCAACAAAATGGAGAAAACGGACATCTGGTACAATGGAATACAATGgttatttacttttttgtagTCATAACCATGACTTAATTTTTGCAGATTAAACATAGTGGAAATACACACAGGATACGCTGTTCTCACCATCCACTCTTTGGCTAAAGtgttgtttaaaataaagtccCAAGCACTGACTTCAAGCATGGCACACAGATCACCTTCTATTTCTGAGGAAAATAACATCCAGTCCTGGTTTAACTTGGGCTCATTATGGTGGAAGTGGGTTCCAGGGCCAGGAAGTTTCATTGCTTTCCAAATAAATCTCACTAAACAGAGCTGTAATCCAAATTCCTCCTCTTGTGGAGTCCTCCCTAAGTCTTCACAGTACAAGAAGGTTCTCAAAAGCTAGCCTTAAAACAATCACACCGTAGCCTTCTAGACATCTCTTGTAACATTTGTACTGAAATAACctttttaagtgtgttttttttccctgacAAACTGCTCATTTTCACCCAACACAGGCCGGTTTCTGACTGTTTCCACATAAAAGGGCAAATCAGCTCTCAAATTCAAACCAGCTCATGAAAAATTATCAAAAAAGAATGAGGCCCTTTAATGTTCCTCTGGTTTTACCCGGCGACACAGAGGGTTTTCATTACCTCGCTCACTGCTAGCAAATCTAAGACATCAACTTTGATTATGTTACATAGCACCTGGCAAGGGAACAATCAGACGGTGCTATGGGTGGGTGTGATAGTCTGTGCGCCAGTCAAAATTACTGTTCTGATTCAAATGTGCTTTGTTTTTCCTGCTGTTTATAAAATATCTTCTAACCAATCTCTTCGGTGACCGGCGAAAATAGGCTGAGCAAACCCCTGCTATTAGTGACATGTGGCACTCAAAACGGGTGATCCAAGTTACAGCTCCTCAGCTGTGTGGAAGGAGGAACTTGTCACTGAGCGTAAACAGCTCTCTTGGCTTAGTTCTCCGAGCTAAAACACCCCCATCTACCCCCCGACACCCCATCTCCTTGTGCTGTGTGGCGTCAGCTGCAATGAGCTCCAGATGTGGCCTGGCACCCCTCCAGTCACGGCACTGGATGTGGTTTGAAGGTAGTTTGGAAACACCACCCACCAGCGGACCCAATGAAAGTTCATCAGACTGCAGCGAGAGGTTTCTGTTGCGGGTTTCGTATTTGTGCGGACTGCAGGAGCGCAGAAGAAGTGCATCTGTGGTAGGCTGAGAGGAAAAGCTATCCGACTCTTGCATGTGTTACTTATTGAACATGCTTTGAATAAGTAAGTATATGAGACAATAGTTGAAAGTATTTCCATCCGTTTCAGTAGATATGGAAATATCAGCATGCTTTATCCCCCAAGGCTTCCATCGTTTGGTCCCTTTGCATATTAATACTGGTTAAAAAAGCACTCTGTCATGTGTCCTGCATTTGATAATTAAGAAACGATGAGTCATCTCAGTGAAAGTGGCAACACAAAAGTTAATAAAGCTTTAAAGTTGAAatatattcaagcacatttctTTAGAAAGACCTATAAATAATGTGTGATGGTGGCAccatttttaaattttgcttAATCTTCCCTTCAGGTTACAATGATACACAAGGTAATAATAACTGCGGGTATAACAAACTAGCAGCCAAGGTTTCCAGTTTGGTTTGTGGTTTGAGGTCATTGCTAGACTATCAACCATCAATATCTGTTCTCAGCGTAGAATTGTGTAAATGCTTTCCAGCAGAAACAGTAGGTCCAAAGTATTTgctaaaatacttaaaaacTAGCACAGTAGAAGCACTAAGACATGCTGCTACAGAAGCTAAAGGCCACTAGCAAAATATGCAGGCTGAGCACGAGTGTTCGTAAAGACCATATCAAATTTTAAACATGCCTAATGATACCTGTGTGTCCCAAATTACCTTTAAAAATATTCACAATATGTTGGCATAAACATAACTTGTCTGAACAGTGGTGCCCATCCATGATGTCTTACTATCAGTTGTAACAGTTGCCCTGATGCTTCGCTCTCTTTCTAACAGTTACCCCGTTTAGTTTTCTAACGGCGTGCTGGGACGATTGAATGAGGTCACTGTGTTTGAGCTGCCAGCTAATTCACATGCTGTACTGGGGGAAAAAACCACATGCTGCTTTTAAAACAATAGCTCCCCCTGCTGTCACAAGTTTAAAAAAGCTCAGCAAGGATCGCTTCACATAAACTTGGCAGAAACGGTTGAACAAATAACCCAATGCGGCAAGATTTTGGCCTCCAGTTTTAATACAAACTGCCTTGTCAAAGAGTAAACAATCATTAACACTGCAGTGGAAGTGAATGCTGGTGTTTGGAGTACACAAATGTAACATGTGACTAACAACCAAGTGACTCCAACTCATCACTCCCTTCAAAGAGAAACTTCAGTACTCTTATTACAACACCACATTGTGTCTTTTAAGCTGGACTGCTGTAACTGTCTGTAGTTAACTTGTAAGTCTGCTCAAAACATTGACCTTCTGTGTGTAAGGTTAATTCCACAGAGAAATCATcaaaaaatgcacattaaagtTCAGTGCAGCTACACACCATCAAGGTTTTGTAGGTGTATATAGTTTCGGAACAGTAACTtagaaatgaaaacagaatgaTGTTTATGGTGTGAAGCAGGGGGAAATGTAATGTCATTTTCATTAAGTGTCTCTTTGCTCatcagtggagaaaaaaaacagctaaaTGTAGTGAATCCAGGTCAAGACGAGTGTAATCCTAACTTAAGGTGTTCTCACCTAGAATGTCTTGAGCTCGTGCCATTTGCCTGATTTGAGCAAATCAGTTTGCCCCAGATGCAGTGTGTCTGTCGTCACTGAGGTGGTTTTAAGAGCTGCCGCAGATCTTCCTGCGGTGCCAGCTGGTAGGGTAGCTGGAGCCTCTTGTTCACCTGGCTGCAGAGTGCTGGGCAGTGCTCAAGAAGCAGCTGACACACTTCTATATGACCCTGTTCTGCAGCCTGCACAAGCAtttaacagataaaaaaaaattcaggtaGGTGACTGTCTCTCTGGAATGgttacattatgttattgcTGGTAATTATGTACCTTATGTAAAGGGCATGCGCCATCGTCATCACAGAGCACTGGatctgctctgtggtgcagcagcagTCTAACCACATCCAGATGACCGCAGTAAGCTGATCGATGGAGTGGTGTGGCACCGCCTGGTGTCTGGGGAGACGGACACGCACCATTCTCAAGAAGAAACTTGCATACAGCATAATGGCCACTGCGGCTTGCATAGTGCTGAGAAAAAAGCACGCAAAATAACGCAGGAATTTAGATACaggagaacagtggacacacataCAGCAAACATGAGTAAACTCACCAGAGCTGTGTATCCCGCTGAGTCTCTCAGGTTAGGGTCTGTGCCCTTCTGGATCAAGTACTTGACCCGCTCCAAGTCCGCATCCATTGCAGCAGACCAGATACCTGCATAAAAGAACGTCACACAAGACAGCACTATACTTCAGTAACATATCAGacaaattaatgaataaaaataactttagattcatttaataaaaagataaaatgtgCACAGTTGAATTTCAACACCTTTACAGatatacaattattttaaatattctgtTCCTCTGTTAGTACCATGCTTTAACTCCACTACATGCCTAACACACGAATGCAAACCTCGTTCAAAGTCCATTTCATTCAGCGTCTGGTAAACACTGGGAGAGGAGACTGGATGGGAGCAACACAAACACTCGTGTCTGTCAGACGCCATCGTGTTAATTGGCACAAGCAGGATACAATAGTCCcagattaattaatttaaaccTGAGAGCAGAGGATTAGTTTTTAGAGCTGCAGGCATGATGAATTCACACATTTTGCTGTTTGACAGTTCCGTGTTTCTTCTTCGTCTATCTTTAACTTAGTGGTCGACACAACTTCTTtggtgcattaccaccaccaacAGTTAGCCtccaaacacacaagcaccaaAAACAACGTTAACAAGGCCGATTCACTGTTAACAGAAtgacaaaacaatatatatatatgttacaTTACACTTCAGAGACAGGTTGAATCCTCGTGAAAGGATTTTTgttgaacaaaaagaaaaaactactTCAGGATTAACAGCCGATTAACCGTTAATACAACGCATAGTACAAGCGTGCCTACGTGGTCACGCTCCAACCAATTGTAGAGCGGCACCCTTCACGTGCCCCCCGATTTGGTCGGTTTTTGTCGTCCGAGATTTCTTTGAGAAAACAAGCTGCGGCACAGAACTTTGTGCTGTGGTGCACTCTTTGGCGGTATCATGATTAGCAAACAATTGCACTGCTTTAAGGGATCATttcaaatatgtatatatatcatcatcaaaaaaaacaacaactttatgATTATTACGCTATTAATTGATGATACGACTCATCTTTTCCCCTTCCGTTTAATGCTTTTACGTTTCCATTTATACAATTTATATGTTATACCCTGTCACTAAATGTAGTAATTtagaatttaataataaatgcgGTCGAGAGGGTGAGATGTGTAACTTTTATCCATAAATGACTGGGACTTTCTTTCCCCTTCCCGATAGTCCTTGAAAGCATCTCCGGTCTCGTGTTGTTGTCTGATGCAGCTAGCTAGCCAGCTTGACTCAGGTAGCAAAGTGTTAGCTGGCAAACGCCACATTATTGTGGAAATTGTAACAAAATACTTATAACCAAAGCGCCTAAAGAATGAGAAGAGTTACTTTATTTGTTAACGGGACATGTAAAAATGGCAAGGTGGGTAATAATAACTCTGGCAGTGCAGTGTCGGAGCTTGGGCCACAGAATGACTGGCTTTTTTTCTACTTAACATAACGTTacgtgttttattatttcttactTTAATTAATCTGTCACTGTAATACTACCTGTTATCATAACAATACTTATGGTAAACGTTAGTCTATGTGACAGTATTTCCACACGTTTGCCCAGAGTCGTTCACACTGCGACTCATTAATCTTGCATTAAACACGAGTGAGCCATTGTGTCCTTATCCTTAACAGCTTACTGattatttatcttttcttttttaggtTGTAGCAGTATACGGGACCTTGTCCGACTTACTATCCGTAGCAAGCAATAAATTAGGAATTAAAGCCTTCAGTTTATACAACGGAAAGGGTGGTCTCATAGATGACATTGCCCTTATAAGGTAAGCTCACgcagtaataataaatatgttacAGACCTCTTTTGAAGCATTTCAACTCACTCTGTGTGTCATGTGTTTCTAA
This genomic window contains:
- the ankrd39 gene encoding ankyrin repeat domain-containing protein 39 isoform X2 gives rise to the protein MASDRHECLCCSHPVSSPSVYQTLNEMDFERGIWSAAMDADLERVKYLIQKGTDPNLRDSAGYTALTPGGATPLHRSAYCGHLDVVRLLLHHRADPVLCDDDGACPLHKAAEQGHIEVCQLLLEHCPALCSQVNKRLQLPYQLAPQEDLRQLLKPPQ
- the ankrd39 gene encoding ankyrin repeat domain-containing protein 39 isoform X1, with protein sequence MASDRHECLCCSHPVSSPSVYQTLNEMDFERGIWSAAMDADLERVKYLIQKGTDPNLRDSAGYTALHYASRSGHYAVCKFLLENGACPSPQTPGGATPLHRSAYCGHLDVVRLLLHHRADPVLCDDDGACPLHKAAEQGHIEVCQLLLEHCPALCSQVNKRLQLPYQLAPQEDLRQLLKPPQ